The Streptomyces sp. GSL17-111 region ATCGACATCGACAAGGGCGTGTTCGACCGGTTCCGCACCCTGCCGATCTGGCGCCCCTCCCCCATGGTCGGCTACCTCCTGGGCGACATGCTCCGGTACGCCATAGGGTCGGCGGTCATGCTCACCGTCGGGCTGATCATGGGCTTCCGACCCGAGGGCGGCGTCACCGGCGTGCTGGCCGGTGTCGCCCTGCTGATCGTCTTCTCGTTCTGCTTCTCCTGGGTGTGGACGATGTTCGGCCTGCTGCTGCGCACCGAGAAGTCGGTCATGGGCGTCAGCATGATGGTGCTCTTCCCGCTGACCTTCCTCAGCAACATCTTCGTCGACCCGGCGACGATGCCCGGGTGGCTGCAGGCGTTCGTGCACAACAGCCCGGTGACCCACCTGACGTCCGCCGTGCGCGGGCTGATGGCGGGCGACTGGCCCGCCGACGAGATCGCCTGGTCCCTCGGGTGGGCCGGGGTCATCTGCGCCGTCTTCGGGACGGTGACCATGCGCCTCTACAACCGGAAGTAGGCGCGTCGTCCCCCCGCGCGAGGTGCCGGGGCGGCAGGGCTGCGCGACACTGGGCGCATGCCCGAACTGCCCGAGGTGGCGGCGCTCCGCGACGTCCTGGCCGACCGCCTCACCGGTCGGACCGTGGCCACGGTCCGACCGGTGGCGGTCAGCGTCCTGAAGACGTTCGACCCGCCGGTCACCGCGCTGGAGGGGGCGACGTTCACCGCCGTCGCCCGGCACGGCAAGTTCCTCGACCTCGTCGCCGGGGAGCTGCACCTCGTCGTCCACCTGGCCCGGGCGGGCTGGCTGCGCTGGCACGAGACCGTGCCGCGGACACCGCCACGGCCGGGCCGGGGTCCGCTGGCGCTGCGGCTGCAGCTCGCGGGTGCCGACCGGTCCGGTTTCGACCTGACGGAGGCCGGAACCCGCAAGCGGCTCGCGGTGTACGTCGTCCGCGACCCGGCCGACGTCCCCGGCGTCGCGCGGCTCGGGCCGGACCCGCTCGCCCCCGGCTTCACCCTGGCGGCGTTCCGGGAGCTCCTGGCGGGCCGGCGGCACCGGATCAAGGGCGTCCTGCGCGACCAGAGCGTCATCGCGGGCATCGGCAACGCCTACTCGGACGAGATCCTGCACGCGGCCCGCATGTCCCCCTACCGGCTCGCCGCCGACCTCTCCGAGGGCGAGACCGCGACGCTGTACGAGGCGATGGGCGCCACGCTGCGGGACGCCGTCGAGCGGGCCCGGGGGCTGGCGGCCGGAGAGCTGAAGGCGGAGAAGAAGCTCGGCCTGCGCGTCCACGGGCGCACCGGCGAGCCGTGCCCGGTGTGCGGCGAGCCGGTCCGGGAGGTGTCGTTCGCCGACTCCTCCCTCCAGTACTGCCCGCGCTGCCAGACCGGCGGCCGGGTGCTGGCCGACCGCCGCATGTCGCGGCTGCTCAAGTAGGCGCGCGGGGAAGATCCCCCGGAGCCTGACCGCCTCCGGGGGATCGGGCGCGGACGGCCGTTACGACCGGCCGCGTGCGGACCGCCGCTTCCAGTACACCGCGCCACCGGCACTGGCCAGCAGCAGGGCGCTGCCGCCGAGGAGGGCGGCGGTGTCGGTGCCCTCCAAGGCGCCTCCCACACCCGTGCGGACGGGTCCGCTCGGGTGGGTCGGCTGCGCCGGGTGGTGCGTGGGCTGGCCGTGGTGCGTCGGTTGCCCGTGGTGCGTCGGTTGCGGCGAACCGGTCGGCCGTGGCGAGTGCGTCGGCCCCTCCGCCTCGCGGTCGACCTCGAAGCTCGCGGCCCACGGCTCACCGCCCGGACAGGTGCCGTCCACGCCCCACGTCGAGACGCGCCCGACGGGGTTCGGTCCCCGCTCCGAGAAGAAGTCGGGACCGGCGACCTTCGCCCTTCCACGGTAGACGGGCCCGCCCTCCCGGTCGCCGGACTCCCGTCCGTCGACGCGGCGCAGCGTGACCGTTCCCCTGGCCAGCGCCTGCGAACTCGCCTTGATGCCGCCTGGAATGCTCCCGTCGGTGGGACCGCAGCTGACGGAGAGGGTGAGGGTGCCGCCCGGCGCGCTACGCCGGGGTGTGACCTCGGCGTCGGCGGCGTACGCGGGGGCGGCTGTCGCGGCTATGAGGCAGGCCGTGCCCGCCAGCGTCGCGGGCACCAGGCGCAAGGGGCGCATCGGGGGTACTCCAGGGTTCCCGGGCGGGGCCGCGGCGGACCGTTCCGCACACACGTTGACCACGCACCGTCACGCATGACGCTAGATCCGTGACCAGGGGCGCGCACCTCGCGCACATCCATCCGGGGCCGCTCAGCGGTCCCCCGGTGGCACCACGGCGATCGGGCAGTGGGCGTGCAGCAGGACGGCGTTCGACACCGAGCCGACGAACATCCCCGCGTGCCGCAGCCGGTGACGATGCCGTCCGACGACGACGAGGTCGGCCGCGTCGGAGGTGTCGACCAGCCGTCCGGCCGCGTCGCCGGGCGCCACGACCCAGTCGATGTCGACCTCCGAGGCGCGGCCCCGCGTGGCGTGCTCCAGCCGCTCCCGCTGGGCCTGCCCCGTCTCCCGGGCGATCTCCGGCCCCTCGGGGTCGGTCAGGTCCATCTGGGGAGCGCCGAGCAGGGTGAGCGTGGAGAACGGCACCGGGTAGGTCGTGACGACCTGGAGCTGCGCGCCGCGCAGCAGCGCCTCCCGGAAGGCGAAGTCCACCACCGCGTCGACCGTCTCCTGCGGCTCCAGGCCGAGGACGACGCGTCCGACGGGCTCGGCCACCGCCCCGCGACCGCGCTCGTGGTGCGGCACGACCACGACGGGGCAGGCCGCGTGCGCCGCGCAGGCCCGCCCGTTGGACCCCAGCAGCAGGCTGGCGAACCCTCCCCGGCCCCGTGAGCCGAGCACCAGCAGCCGACCCTGCCCGCCCAGCTCCGGCAGGGCGGCGGACGGGGTGCCGCTGAGCGTGGTGAAGCGGGTCTCCGGCATCCCCTCCCGGCCCGCGAGGCGCTCGCGGACGCCGTCGAGCACCGGGTCCTCGACGGCGGGGGGCGCGGTGGGGGGCGGCTCGGGCGCGCCGTGGATGTTGGGCGGCCAGGGCCACACGTGTGCCACCAGCAGCTCGGCGCCGTGCAGCCGGGCCGCCTGCACGGCCCAGTCCAGGGCCCGCAGACTCGGCTCGGACCCGTCGACGGCCGCGATGACCGGCAATCCGCCCATGGCACCCGGCTCCCTTCTGCCCGCTCCCTCACCGCCACACCGTCTCCAGGGTCCACCCGTCCGGCGGTCGCGTCGAGCCCCGCATGGGCCGCCCGGGTGAGCGCGGGCCGTCCGCGCGGGGTACCTCCGCCGGTGACCGCGCGGTAACTTACCCGGACGTCAAATCCAGCGGAGGTGCCGGACGTGGGCAGGACGCGATCGTGGTGGGGCTGGGGACACGTCGAGGACGCCGTGCGCGGCGCCGAACTGGACGCGCTGCTGCGGCGGGTGCGGGCCGCCCTGCCGGACGCCGAGCTGACCGACCACCCGCCGCCGCGGGTGGCGTCGCTCGGACTGCCGCCCTCCCGGGCCGTGGTGCCGGACGCGCTGGCCCCGCTCTGCTCCGCCGAAACCGGCGACCGCGCGGCGCACGCGCACGGCAAGGCGTTCCGGGACGTCGTGCGGAACCTGCACGGCGACCTGCCGTCCGTCCCCGACCTGGTGGCCCGGCCCCGCCACGAACGCGACGTCGTGGACGTCCTCCAGTGGTGCACGGAGCGCGGCTACGCGGTCATCCCCTACGGCGGGGGCAGCTCCGTGGTCGGCGGCGTCGAACCGCGTTTCGACGGCCACCCCGCCGTCGTCACTCTGGACCTGGAACGGCTCGACCGCGTCGTGGAGGTCGACACGACCAGCCGGGCGGCCCGCGTCCAGGCCGGTGTCCTCGGGCCGCACCTGGAGGACCAACTGCGCCCGCACGGGCTGACGCTGCGCCACTTCCCGCAGTCCT contains the following coding sequences:
- a CDS encoding ABC transporter permease, with the protein product MSAPAPTATQDAELAPVTAESLSALLISTERPPRPSGWATSMAFGRRAVLKIKHVPEQLFDVTAFPIMMVLMYTYLFGGALAGSPTEYLQGLLPGILVMSIVMITMYTGVAVNIDIDKGVFDRFRTLPIWRPSPMVGYLLGDMLRYAIGSAVMLTVGLIMGFRPEGGVTGVLAGVALLIVFSFCFSWVWTMFGLLLRTEKSVMGVSMMVLFPLTFLSNIFVDPATMPGWLQAFVHNSPVTHLTSAVRGLMAGDWPADEIAWSLGWAGVICAVFGTVTMRLYNRK
- a CDS encoding Fpg/Nei family DNA glycosylase, which codes for MPELPEVAALRDVLADRLTGRTVATVRPVAVSVLKTFDPPVTALEGATFTAVARHGKFLDLVAGELHLVVHLARAGWLRWHETVPRTPPRPGRGPLALRLQLAGADRSGFDLTEAGTRKRLAVYVVRDPADVPGVARLGPDPLAPGFTLAAFRELLAGRRHRIKGVLRDQSVIAGIGNAYSDEILHAARMSPYRLAADLSEGETATLYEAMGATLRDAVERARGLAAGELKAEKKLGLRVHGRTGEPCPVCGEPVREVSFADSSLQYCPRCQTGGRVLADRRMSRLLK
- a CDS encoding universal stress protein, whose translation is MGGLPVIAAVDGSEPSLRALDWAVQAARLHGAELLVAHVWPWPPNIHGAPEPPPTAPPAVEDPVLDGVRERLAGREGMPETRFTTLSGTPSAALPELGGQGRLLVLGSRGRGGFASLLLGSNGRACAAHAACPVVVVPHHERGRGAVAEPVGRVVLGLEPQETVDAVVDFAFREALLRGAQLQVVTTYPVPFSTLTLLGAPQMDLTDPEGPEIARETGQAQRERLEHATRGRASEVDIDWVVAPGDAAGRLVDTSDAADLVVVGRHRHRLRHAGMFVGSVSNAVLLHAHCPIAVVPPGDR